The DNA window TCGGCCAGACCGCGATGCCGCGCGAACGGCTCGACCGTGCGCCGCATCTGCGCGCCATCGTCAACGTCAAGGGCAACTGGGAGCCGAACGTGGACTATGCCGCCGCCCAGGCGCGCGGCATCCACGTGCTGTCGGCGGCGCCGGCGATGGCGCCGGCGGTGGCGGAGATGTGCGTCGGCCTCGCCATCGCGCTCGGCCGCGGCATCGTCGGCGCCGACAAGGCGTTCCGGGCGGGAACGGAGGCCTATGGCATCGCCGGCAACGGCCGCGCGCTCAGCCTGTACGGCGCGCCGGTCGGCCTGATCGGCTACGGCAACCTGGGCCGCGCGCTGGTGCCGCTGCTGCGCCCGTTCGGCCCGGCGATCCGCGTGCACGACCCGTGGCTGTCCGACGGCTACCTGGCCGCCCAGGGGGTGGCGCCGGCATCGCTGGACGACGTGCTGCGGCTTTCGCGCGTGCTGTTCGTCCTGGCCGGCGTCACGGTCGACAACGAGGGCTTCCTCGACCGCGCCAAGCTGGCGACGATCCCGGCGGACACCTGCGTGGTGCTGGCCAGCCGGGCGGAAGTGGTCGATTTCGACGCGCTGGTCGCGATGGCCGGCGACGGCCGTTTCCGCGCGGCGATCGACGTGTTCCCGCAGGAGCCGGCGCCGGCCGACGCGCCGGTGCGGGCGGTCGGCGGCGACACCATCCTGTCCGCCCACCGCGCCGGCGGCATCGCCGACAGCTATGCCCGCATCCGCGCGATGATGGTCGACGACGTCGCGCAGATCCTGGCCGGCCATCCGCCGCAGCGGCTGCAGCGGGCGGAGCCGGCCCAGGCCGCCGCCATGCGCAGCCGCTGACGGGTACCGGGAGGGCGCGATGGCCGAGCTCAGCCTGAGCGACATCGAGAAGGCGTTCGGCGCGGTCCGCGTCATCCACGGTGTGTCGCTGGACGTGCACGACGGCGAGTTCGTGGTGCTGGTCGGCCCGTCGGGCTGCGGCAAGTCGACCCTGCTGCGCATCATCGCCGGCCTGGAAGGCGCCAGCGCCGGCGACATCGTCATCGACGGCCAGCGGGTCAACGCGGTGCCGGCGTCCGACCGCGGGCTGGCGATGGTGTTCCAGTCCTACGCGCTCTATCCGCACATGACGGTCTACAAGAACATCTCGTTCGGTCTGGAAAACACCCGCATGCCGCGCGCCGAGATCGATCAGCGGGTGCGCGCGGCGGCCGAGATGCTGCGCATCACCGACTATCTCGACCGGCGTCCGAAGGCGCTGTCCGGCGGCCAGCGCCAGCGCGTCGCCATCGGCCGCGCGATCGTGCGCGACCCGAAGATCTTCCTGTTCGACGAGCCGCTGTCGAACCTGGATGCCGAGCTGCGGGTGATCATGCGCAAGGAACTGGCGGCGCTGCATGCCAAGCTGGGCGGCACCATGATCTACGTCACCCACGACCAGGTCGAGGCGATGACGCTGGCCGACCGGATCGTCGTGCTGAAGGACGGCCGGATCGAGCAGGTCGGCACCCCGCTGGAGCTGTACAACCGGCCGCGCAACCAGTTCGTCGCCGGCTTCATCGGCTCGCCGAAGATGAACTTCCTGGCGGCGCGGGTCGCCGAGGACGGCGCCGCCTCCGCCGGGCTGGCGCTGGACGGCGGGGCGGTGCTGAAGCTGCCCTACGCCGTGCCGGCGCGGGTCGGCGACCCGGTGGCGGTCGGCGTGCGCCCGGAACATTTCGAGGTGCTGCCCGCCTTCGCCGGCGAGGGCCGGGCCGACATCAGCGTGCATGTCGACCTGGACGAGCAGCTGGGCGGCGAGACCTATTTCTACTGCACCGCGGCCACCGGTGCGCAGCTGACCGTGCACCAGCCCGGCCAGCGCCCGCTGACCGGCGGCGAGCGGCTGCATCTGGCCATCCCGCCCGCCGCGGTGCATGTGTTCGACGCCACCGGCGCGATGATCGCCAACGGCCGCGACGCGATTGGCAAGCGGGCATGATGTCCACCGCCGCCGGCGGCCGCCGTTTCGTCTCTCGCAGCAGGAATCCCTCATGACGCTCACCGTCGCCGCCGTCGGCCTCGACCACCGCCACATCTATGGCCAGCTGCAGGGCATGCTCGACGTGGGCGCCGTGGCGAAGGGCTGGTGGACCGAAGGCGAGCCCGGGCCGCTGCCCGGCTTCGTCGAGCGCTTTCCCGACCTGCCCCGCGTCGCCGAGCGCCGCGCGCTGATCGAGGACCCGGATGTCGACCTGGTGCTGATCGCCGCCGTTCCGTCCGACCGGGCCGCGCTGGCGATCGAGGCGATGCGCGCCGGCAAGGACGTGATGGTCGACAAGCCGGGCTGCACCACGCTGGAGCAGCTCGACGCGCTGCGCACAACGGCCGCCGAGACCGGCCGCATCTGGTCGGTCGACTTCTCCGAGCGGTTCGAGGTGCCTGCTGTCACCCGCGCCATCGAGCTGGTCCGCGCCGGCGCCATCGGCCGGGTGGTACAGACGGTCGGCCTGGGCCCGCATCGCCTGAACCGCGCGCTGAGGGCGCCGTGGTTCTTCGAGCGCGCGCGCTACGGCGGCATCCTGTGCGACATCGCCTCCCACCAGATCGACCAGTTTCTGGTGTTCGCCGGCGCCGACGACGCAGAGATCGTCACCAGCACGGTCGGCAACTTCGCCAATCCCGGCGATCCGGGGCTGGAGGACTTCGGCGAGATCCTGCTCCGCAGCGGCAGCGGCGCCGCCACCGCCCAGGGCTATATCCGCGTCGACTGGTACACGCCCGACGCCCTGCCGACCTGGGGCGACGGCCGGCTGACCGTGCTCGGCACCGAGGGCTATATCGAACTGCGCAAATATGTCGACGTCGCCGGCCGGCCGGGCACCGACCACCTGTTCCTGGTCAACGGCACACGCTGCGAGCACATCGACTGCCGCGACGCGCCGCTGCCCTATTTCGCTGCGCTGGCCGCCGACGTGCGCGACCGCACCGCCACGGCGATGACCCAGGACCATGCGTTCAAGGTGACCGAGCTGGCGCTGCGGGCACAGGCCGGGGCGACGCGGGTGGGCCATCTTGGCTGAGCCGCGCTGGCGCGTCGCCGTCGTCGGCGCCGGCATCGGCCGCGAGCACATCGCCGGCTTCCGGGAACTGCCGGGGCTGTTCCGTGTCGCCACGGTCTGCGACCTGAACACGGCACGGGCGGCCGAGGTGGCGGCGGCGGTTCCGGGCTGCGCGGTGACCGCGGACCTCGAGGCCGTGCTGGCCGACCCGGCCATCGACATCGTCGACATCTGCCTGCCGCCGCACCTGCATTTCGCCGCGGTCGGCCGCGTGCTGGACGCGGGCAAGCATGCGATCTGCGAGAAGCCGCTGGTCACCTCGCTGGCCGAGGCCGACGCGCTGATCGCCCGGGCCGGGGCCGCCGGCCGCCTGCTCGCCCCGGTGTTCCAGTACCGCTTCGGACCCGGCTTCCAGCGGCTGCGCCGCCTGATCGACGCCGGGCTGGCCGGACGGCCGCTGGTCGCGGCGCTGGAGACGCACTGGAACCGCGGGCCGGACTACTACGCGGTGCCGTGGCGCGGCACCTGGGCGGGCGAGCAGGGCGGCGCGGTGCTGGGCCACGCCATCCACATCCACGATCTGGTCTGCGCGGCCCTGGGCCCGGTGCGGCGGGTCGGCGCCTTCGTCGCCACCCGGGTCAATCCGATCGAGGTCGAGGACTGCGCCGCCCTGACCTTCGAGATGGAAAGCGGCGCGCTGGTGACATCGTCGGTCACGCTGGGGGCGGCCACCGACATGTCGCGGCTGCGCTTCTGCTTCGAACGGCTGACGGCGGAAAGCGACACCTCGCCCTATCACCCCGGCGGCGGCCGCTGGCGCTTCACCGCCCGCGCGCCGGCTGCGCAGGCCGCGGTCGACGCGGCGCTGGCGGCGGTCGCGGACGGGCCCGAGCGCTACGCCGGCCTGTTCGCCGAACTGGCGCGCGCCCTCGACGGTGCGCCGTCCGCGGCGGTGACCGCCGCCGACGCGCGCCGCTCGATCGAGCTGGTCACCGCGATCTATCACGCCGCGCGCACCGGCGCCGCCGCGACCCTGCCGATCGGGTCCGAGCATCCGCTGTATCGCGGCTGGAGTCCCTGACCGGCCCGTCGTCGCCATTGCGCGGCCCGCAGGGAAGCGGCAACGTGGCGGCTGCATCCGCTGCGACCCTGCTGCGCGACCGGGCGGCATCCCTTTGCCGTCGCGGAGACCGCGCCGCGCGGCCGCGCGCGGATCCGCTGCCGGCCCGACGGGCGCATGCGCGCCGGTGCGCCGGCGTGTTGGGAGGGTCTGCCGATGCCGCCGAGCCTGCCACGCCTTGCCCCATTGTTCGCATTGCCGATCCTGGCCGCCTTCATCGGGCCCGCGCTGGCCGAGCCGACGACGCCGCGGCCGCCGGGCGGCAATCTCGGCACCTGCTATGTCGCGCCGAACTCGGATTTCGGCTGCGAAGGCGCGATCTGCTGGTGCTGCCACACCGATGGCTGCTTCATCTGCAACCAGGACTTCGGCGAATGCGAGTGGGACCCCGGCCATGCGGTGCAGGCCGAAAATCCGGTCCGGGTCGCACCGACCCTGCAGCAGCTGCAGCAGTACCAGCTGACCACCACGCCGCAGCGTCGTACCGGGCAGCCGACCGCGAACGGTCCGGCGACGCGCTGACCCCGCGGCGCCGCACTTTCGCGACGCCCCGGCGGGTGCCCGCTGCTGGCGGCCGATTTCGGCTGCGCGTAAAGCTTTCCTTCGACAGCGACGCCCCAGAGTCGCGGCAACGGGCAGCACGGACCGAAGGAGCTCCGCGGCGATGGCCAACATCCTGGTGACCGGCGGCGCCGGCTATATCGGCAGCGCGACCGCCAAGCGGCTGGCCGCGGCCGGCCACGCGGTCACGGTCTACGACAACCTGTCGACCGGCCACGCCGACCTGGTGCGCTTCGGCCCGCTGGTCGAGGCCGACATCCGCGACACCGCCCGGATGACCGCGGCCCTGGCCGGCGTCGACGGCGTCGTGCACTTCGCGGCCTCCGCCTATGTCGGCGAGTCGGTGACCGACCCCGGGCGCTATTACGACAACAACGTCGGCGGCACGCTGTCGCTGCTGAACGCCATGCGCGCGGCCGGCGTCGGCGCCCTGGTGGTGTCGTCGACCTGCGCCGTCTACGGCCAGCCGGAGCGGATGCCGATCCGCGAGGACGCGGCGAAAGCGCCGATCAACCCCTATGGCATGACCAAGCTGGTGATGGAGCGGATGTGCGCCGATTTCGAGGCCGCGCACGGCATCCGCACGGTGGCGCTGCGCTATTTCAATGCGTGCGGCTGCGAGCCGGAGCTGGAAGTGGGCGAGCGCCACGACCCCGAGACCCACCTGATCCCGCGCATCCTGATGGCGGCCTGCGGCGAGATCCCCGCATTCCAGCTGTTCGGCGACGACTACCCCACCGCGGACGGCACTTGCGTGCGCGACTATGTCCACGTCTGGGACCTGGCGGAGGCCCACGCCCGCGCGCTCGAGCGGCTGCTCGCCGGCGGCCCGTCCGATGCGGTCAACCTCGGCACCGGCCGCGGCACCTCGGTGCGCGCGGTGCTCGACGCGGCCGCGCGCGCCACCGGGCGGGCCATACCGGTCGCGGTGCAGCCGCGCCGCCCCGGCGACCCGGCCGAACTGGTCGCCGACCCGGCGCACGCCCGCGCCGCGCTGGGCTTCGCGCCGGCGCTGTCGGACATGGACACCATCGTCGACACCGCCTGGCGCTGGCACCGCAAGCAGCGGGGGGGCTAAGCCGCCAGCGCCGCCCGCAGCGCCGCCGGGTCGACCGGCCGGCCG is part of the Alphaproteobacteria bacterium genome and encodes:
- a CDS encoding NAD(P)-dependent oxidoreductase — its product is MDRPLIFMDPWPRTEAMVLTPDTRAALEALGELVVHFGDRAPDALIERHIGRMAILIGQTAMPRERLDRAPHLRAIVNVKGNWEPNVDYAAAQARGIHVLSAAPAMAPAVAEMCVGLAIALGRGIVGADKAFRAGTEAYGIAGNGRALSLYGAPVGLIGYGNLGRALVPLLRPFGPAIRVHDPWLSDGYLAAQGVAPASLDDVLRLSRVLFVLAGVTVDNEGFLDRAKLATIPADTCVVLASRAEVVDFDALVAMAGDGRFRAAIDVFPQEPAPADAPVRAVGGDTILSAHRAGGIADSYARIRAMMVDDVAQILAGHPPQRLQRAEPAQAAAMRSR
- the ugpC gene encoding sn-glycerol-3-phosphate ABC transporter ATP-binding protein UgpC, with the protein product MAELSLSDIEKAFGAVRVIHGVSLDVHDGEFVVLVGPSGCGKSTLLRIIAGLEGASAGDIVIDGQRVNAVPASDRGLAMVFQSYALYPHMTVYKNISFGLENTRMPRAEIDQRVRAAAEMLRITDYLDRRPKALSGGQRQRVAIGRAIVRDPKIFLFDEPLSNLDAELRVIMRKELAALHAKLGGTMIYVTHDQVEAMTLADRIVVLKDGRIEQVGTPLELYNRPRNQFVAGFIGSPKMNFLAARVAEDGAASAGLALDGGAVLKLPYAVPARVGDPVAVGVRPEHFEVLPAFAGEGRADISVHVDLDEQLGGETYFYCTAATGAQLTVHQPGQRPLTGGERLHLAIPPAAVHVFDATGAMIANGRDAIGKRA
- a CDS encoding Gfo/Idh/MocA family oxidoreductase, which encodes MTLTVAAVGLDHRHIYGQLQGMLDVGAVAKGWWTEGEPGPLPGFVERFPDLPRVAERRALIEDPDVDLVLIAAVPSDRAALAIEAMRAGKDVMVDKPGCTTLEQLDALRTTAAETGRIWSVDFSERFEVPAVTRAIELVRAGAIGRVVQTVGLGPHRLNRALRAPWFFERARYGGILCDIASHQIDQFLVFAGADDAEIVTSTVGNFANPGDPGLEDFGEILLRSGSGAATAQGYIRVDWYTPDALPTWGDGRLTVLGTEGYIELRKYVDVAGRPGTDHLFLVNGTRCEHIDCRDAPLPYFAALAADVRDRTATAMTQDHAFKVTELALRAQAGATRVGHLG
- a CDS encoding Gfo/Idh/MocA family oxidoreductase, whose product is MAEPRWRVAVVGAGIGREHIAGFRELPGLFRVATVCDLNTARAAEVAAAVPGCAVTADLEAVLADPAIDIVDICLPPHLHFAAVGRVLDAGKHAICEKPLVTSLAEADALIARAGAAGRLLAPVFQYRFGPGFQRLRRLIDAGLAGRPLVAALETHWNRGPDYYAVPWRGTWAGEQGGAVLGHAIHIHDLVCAALGPVRRVGAFVATRVNPIEVEDCAALTFEMESGALVTSSVTLGAATDMSRLRFCFERLTAESDTSPYHPGGGRWRFTARAPAAQAAVDAALAAVADGPERYAGLFAELARALDGAPSAAVTAADARRSIELVTAIYHAARTGAAATLPIGSEHPLYRGWSP
- the galE gene encoding UDP-glucose 4-epimerase GalE; amino-acid sequence: MANILVTGGAGYIGSATAKRLAAAGHAVTVYDNLSTGHADLVRFGPLVEADIRDTARMTAALAGVDGVVHFAASAYVGESVTDPGRYYDNNVGGTLSLLNAMRAAGVGALVVSSTCAVYGQPERMPIREDAAKAPINPYGMTKLVMERMCADFEAAHGIRTVALRYFNACGCEPELEVGERHDPETHLIPRILMAACGEIPAFQLFGDDYPTADGTCVRDYVHVWDLAEAHARALERLLAGGPSDAVNLGTGRGTSVRAVLDAAARATGRAIPVAVQPRRPGDPAELVADPAHARAALGFAPALSDMDTIVDTAWRWHRKQRGG